TTACGCGCATCATCGTGCACTTCGAGGGCTACGCGGGCAGCTACCTCTACCACTGCCACATCCTCGAGCACGAGGCCAACGACATGATGCGCCCTTTTGAGGTCATCGCCTAAGCAGTCACAAAAACAAAGCCTAACGCGGATAAAAACGGATCAAAGCACGGATCAAAGGGGAACCTTGAGATCCGTGTTTTTACGCGAAGCGTCCAGAACCGCACGAAGTGCCGCCCGCCCGGCGCAAGGGCGCACTTGTCCTTCCCTGTTCTTTTGGTTGTCATTCAGGAGCGAAGCGGAGGAATCTGCTTCTGCCTTTGCCGTTGCATTTGTTCTTGCCGTTGCTTCCGGGGTAGGTCCGGGCTTTAGCCCCCGAGGTATGCTTTCTTTTCTCGGCCACAGATTCTTTTTTGCTTAGAAGCAACGACAACAACGCCCTCACGCCGGGCGGGCGGCACTTCGTGCAGTTCTCGACGCTTCGCGTAAAAACACGACGCCTCTACATCCCCTTCAACAACTCCCGCGCAATCACAATCCTCTGAATCTCACTGGTCCCCTCACCAATGGTGCAGAGCTTCACATCCCGATAAAACTTCTCGGCGGGATAATCCTTGATAAACCCATACCCACCATGAATCTGCACGCCCTCATCGCAGATCCGGCAGGCCACCTCACTGGCATAGAGCTTGGCCATAGCCGACTCCCGCGTCACCTTCAATCCGGCGTCCTTCATCCGCGCGGCCCGCATCGTCAAAAGCCACGCCGCATCCAGCTCCGTCGCCATCGTAGCCAGCTTGAACTGGATCGCCTGAAACTCACTGATGGCCTTGCCGAACTGCCTGCGCTGGGTCGCATACTTCATCGCCGCATCCAAAGCCCCACGCGCAATCCCCAGGCTCAGCGCCGCAATCGAGATACGCCCGCCATCAAGCACCCGCATAGCGTCTTTAAAGCCGTCTCCCTCCTTACCCACGAGGTTTTCGGCAGGAACCACACAATCCTCGAAGATCAACTCGGCAGTATCGCTGGCGCGTAACCCCAGCTTGTTCTCCTTCTTACCCGAGCGAAACCCCTTCGTCCCGCGCTCGACCAGAAACGCCGAGATGCCGCCATGCGTTCCCTTCTCCTTATCGGTAACGGCCAGCACCAG
This is a stretch of genomic DNA from Granulicella sp. WH15. It encodes these proteins:
- a CDS encoding acyl-CoA dehydrogenase; translated protein: MTFGLTEEQESLRREIRAFAAREIAPHVSEWDERSEFPHDVVKKMGAMGLMGIIFPEELGGSGMGYVEYVLAIEELSRVDGSVGIIVASHNSLCTNHLMLGGNDAQKKKWVTRLASGEWLGSWGLTEPGSGSDAGGMRTTAVRRGDEWVIDGSKTFITNGSYADCALVLAVTDKEKGTHGGISAFLVERGTKGFRSGKKENKLGLRASDTAELIFEDCVVPAENLVGKEGDGFKDAMRVLDGGRISIAALSLGIARGALDAAMKYATQRRQFGKAISEFQAIQFKLATMATELDAAWLLTMRAARMKDAGLKVTRESAMAKLYASEVACRICDEGVQIHGGYGFIKDYPAEKFYRDVKLCTIGEGTSEIQRIVIARELLKGM